GAAATGTCTTGTCGTCAGCATCGCTGGCCGTACAGACCATACCGATGATTGCCGTCGAGACGGTGGAAATGGTGCGGGTGCCATCGTTGATTTCGATAACTTCCACGCCGTGGTGAAAATCACTCATCCGTTTAACTCCTTGGTTGGTTGGTGAGTGATATTGTCGCGGTTGGAGTTGTTATGGGCTAACTGTCACCGTCCAGCGGTGACTGGCACAACGATTGTCCGATTACCGTGGCGGGGAATTTTTTATAAAGCGTGGAAACACCCACATCAAAAATTAACGCAACGCGCTGCCGGGATTCTCCGGCAGCAATCAGTCTTCCAGCCTGAGCCCATTCCTCCTGCGTCAATTTAGGGCGTCTGCCACCAATACGTCCCTGTTCCCGCGCTGCGGCCAGCCCGGCGCACGTTCTCTCGACAATGAGTTCACGCTCCATTTCAGCAAGCGCTCCCATAATATGGAAGAAGAAACGCCCCATTGGCGTTGAGGTATCAATGCTGTCAGTCAAACTGCGGAAATTAATGCTTCGCTGGCGTAGTTCCTCGGTCATTGAAACAAGGTGGCGCATACTGCGCCCGAGCCGATCGAGTTTCCATACAACGAGAGTATCGCCCG
The Enterobacter pseudoroggenkampii genome window above contains:
- a CDS encoding recombinase family protein produces the protein MLIGYIRVSTNEQNTALQRDALQRSGCELIFEDKISGKSTNRPGLNRALRQLNAGDTLVVWKLDRLGRSMRHLVSMTEELRQRSINFRSLTDSIDTSTPMGRFFFHIMGALAEMERELIVERTCAGLAAAREQGRIGGRRPKLTQEEWAQAGRLIAAGESRQRVALIFDVGVSTLYKKFPATVIGQSLCQSPLDGDS